A region of Phycisphaerae bacterium DNA encodes the following proteins:
- a CDS encoding ATP-binding protein yields MFETTQNEGKFHLRMSATLENIDRADEALVEFLKSRDAPVDLFAVRILLREGMLNAVVHGSGQDPDLPVTMDVELDAEGVGLTIEDTGPGFIWQNRSASFDLMGDGGRGIPLMQMYASRMAFNDSGNKVSFWRKYREAEVCQGATHGECQ; encoded by the coding sequence ATGTTTGAGACGACGCAAAACGAAGGCAAGTTCCACCTGCGGATGTCCGCCACGTTGGAGAACATCGACCGGGCGGACGAGGCCTTAGTCGAGTTTCTGAAGAGCCGCGATGCCCCGGTGGACCTGTTCGCGGTGCGGATCCTGTTGAGGGAGGGGATGCTCAACGCCGTGGTTCACGGCAGCGGGCAGGATCCGGATCTGCCGGTGACGATGGACGTCGAGCTGGACGCCGAGGGCGTCGGACTGACGATCGAGGACACCGGGCCGGGCTTCATCTGGCAGAACCGATCTGCGAGTTTTGACCTGATGGGAGACGGGGGGCGGGGTATTCCGCTGATGCAGATGTACGCATCGCGGATGGCCTTCAATGACTCCGGGAACAAAGTGTCGTTCTGGCGCAAGTACCGCGAGGCGGAGGTGTGCCAGGGCGCGACTCATGGAGAATGCCAATGA
- a CDS encoding STAS domain-containing protein: MTQTGATAEAFVVKPGRDIVISYVETFRRELLSLIDQGHLNLVIDLDGVSMIDSKGLAIFMLCYKSLSAKGGKLTVLTSDQDLRYLFKVMRMDEMFTVTDNL, encoded by the coding sequence ATGACACAGACAGGCGCGACAGCGGAAGCGTTCGTGGTCAAACCCGGGCGCGACATCGTCATTTCCTACGTGGAGACGTTCCGAAGGGAATTGCTCAGTCTCATCGACCAGGGCCATCTGAACCTGGTGATCGATCTGGACGGGGTGAGCATGATTGACTCCAAGGGACTGGCCATTTTCATGCTCTGCTACAAGAGCCTTTCCGCCAAGGGTGGGAAGCTGACCGTACTCACCAGCGATCAGGATCTGCGTTACCTCTTCAAGGTCATGCGTATGGATGAGATGTTCACCGTGACCGACAACCTCTAA
- a CDS encoding chemotaxis protein CheW has product MMSMSNNEVVAEFIVESQEHLADIENQLLAIEAGGAAIDLELVNTVFRSIHSIKGASGFLGFTAIGELSHSMENVLNLMRGKELVPTSETIDVLLKAADVLRGMINVAEQSNGTDVSAHVTALKRIIEGGTTPAVQTSMKQTTEIPGPGGIVLRVTEHVLATQRTIGHRLYLVSIDLISEVEAKGMTPLAWVKGLLSFAELLDSRLDLVDGGGLDSELPGAMRFVALIGTVLEDPEIVATACKVPVTQVQPAHIDQAAPAPATAPHPPATVGPDATRTAAADTAATPVSPASAPVEPADAAAAPPIHEEVPSPVHQEPAAAAPTASMSGSTTGPGTAATSAGGTETSIRVSVGLLDHLMNLAGELVLGRNQLLQMIATKDQSGLESVGGRLNQVTSELQEAIMQTRMQPIGSVFSKFPRVVRDLSSKLGKQCELVVEGKDVELDKSIIEAIGDPLTHLIRNSVDHGIERPGTRTAKGKKASGTVVLRAFHQAGKVNITITDDGTGIDAEKLKAKAIEKGLITTSAAREMSERDAIRLIFHPGFSMAEKVTDVSGRGVGMDVVKTNIQKAGGTVDVETQVGAGTTISIKLPLTLAIIPSLIVRCGEERYAIPQVNISELVRIKATEAASKIERVSGAEVLRLRGNLLPLVRLSKALEIQSKRLDPLPATLEDNLRENLADRRSGRAAPPEIEEHRSGADRRTDTAAGALNIIVVETGHLRYGMIVDGLHDSEEIVVKPLGSHLKGTPCLAGATILGDGRVALILDIAGIASHCQLAVPETEDDAEATEQGASGSGETHTLLLFTNEPSEQFGVPMGLIARIERIRTSQIDSVGGQDILQYRGSSLPLLSLDQHIKAKPRAQQDTVYVVVFRAAKQEIGLIAPNLVDIREVDAEVDTITFHQPGVMGSMVIDGKATRLVDLFELARTAHPDWFTGQTASDQGLKIKPRLLLAEDSAFFRNQLNGFLTDEGFEVVACEDGQVAWDKLQSADEPFSAVVTDIEMPNMDGYNLTHHIKQSPLYSHLPVIAVTSLGGQEDMRRGKEVGVDEYQVKLDRDQLIAAVRRLLKATNPTRGPSQETTPSQTRRSR; this is encoded by the coding sequence ATGATGTCAATGAGCAACAACGAAGTCGTCGCGGAGTTCATCGTCGAATCGCAGGAGCACCTTGCAGACATCGAGAACCAGCTTCTGGCGATTGAAGCCGGCGGCGCGGCCATCGACCTCGAACTCGTCAACACGGTGTTCCGCTCGATCCACTCCATCAAGGGGGCTTCGGGCTTCCTGGGCTTCACCGCCATCGGCGAGCTGTCACACAGCATGGAGAACGTGCTGAACCTGATGCGGGGCAAGGAGCTGGTCCCGACATCGGAGACCATCGACGTGCTGCTGAAGGCGGCGGACGTGCTCCGCGGCATGATCAACGTGGCGGAACAGTCGAACGGCACTGACGTCTCCGCGCACGTGACGGCCCTCAAGCGGATCATCGAAGGCGGAACAACCCCCGCGGTCCAGACGAGCATGAAACAGACCACGGAGATTCCGGGACCCGGCGGCATCGTTCTGCGGGTGACCGAACACGTCCTGGCAACCCAGCGGACCATCGGCCACCGGCTGTACCTGGTCAGCATCGACCTGATCTCGGAGGTGGAGGCCAAGGGCATGACCCCTCTGGCCTGGGTCAAAGGACTACTCAGTTTCGCCGAGCTGCTCGACTCGCGCCTGGACCTGGTCGACGGCGGTGGGCTCGACTCAGAACTGCCCGGAGCCATGCGGTTCGTGGCCCTGATCGGAACGGTCCTGGAAGACCCGGAAATCGTGGCCACGGCCTGCAAGGTGCCCGTGACGCAGGTCCAACCGGCCCATATCGACCAGGCTGCGCCGGCCCCGGCGACCGCCCCCCATCCCCCCGCCACCGTCGGTCCGGACGCGACGCGTACCGCCGCGGCCGACACCGCCGCGACTCCAGTGTCCCCGGCGTCCGCCCCCGTCGAGCCGGCCGACGCCGCAGCGGCCCCGCCCATTCACGAGGAGGTCCCGTCACCGGTGCACCAGGAGCCGGCGGCTGCGGCTCCCACGGCCAGCATGAGTGGTTCGACCACAGGGCCGGGCACTGCGGCGACCAGTGCCGGCGGGACTGAGACCAGCATTCGCGTATCCGTCGGGCTGCTCGACCATCTGATGAACTTGGCCGGCGAACTGGTTCTGGGGCGCAACCAGCTCCTGCAAATGATTGCCACTAAGGACCAGAGCGGCCTGGAATCGGTGGGCGGCCGGCTCAATCAGGTCACCAGCGAGCTGCAGGAAGCGATCATGCAGACCCGCATGCAGCCGATCGGCTCGGTGTTCAGCAAGTTTCCGCGCGTGGTACGAGACCTGAGCAGCAAGCTTGGCAAGCAGTGCGAGCTGGTTGTGGAAGGCAAGGATGTGGAGCTCGACAAGTCGATCATCGAGGCCATTGGCGATCCACTCACCCACCTGATCCGCAATTCGGTGGATCACGGGATCGAGCGGCCGGGAACCCGCACCGCCAAGGGCAAGAAGGCCTCGGGCACGGTGGTGCTGCGGGCCTTTCACCAGGCGGGGAAGGTCAATATCACCATCACCGACGACGGAACGGGGATTGACGCCGAGAAACTCAAGGCCAAGGCGATCGAGAAGGGTCTGATCACGACCAGCGCCGCCCGGGAAATGAGCGAACGGGATGCGATTCGGCTCATTTTCCACCCTGGCTTCTCCATGGCCGAGAAGGTCACCGACGTCAGCGGGCGCGGGGTGGGCATGGACGTCGTCAAGACCAACATCCAGAAGGCCGGGGGAACGGTCGACGTCGAGACCCAGGTCGGGGCCGGCACCACGATCAGCATCAAATTGCCGCTCACTCTGGCGATCATCCCATCGTTGATCGTGCGCTGCGGGGAGGAGCGCTACGCCATCCCGCAGGTCAACATCAGCGAGCTGGTGCGGATCAAGGCGACGGAAGCGGCCTCGAAGATCGAACGTGTCAGCGGTGCGGAAGTGCTGCGGCTTCGAGGCAACCTGTTGCCGCTCGTCCGACTCAGCAAAGCCCTGGAGATTCAGTCGAAACGACTGGATCCGCTGCCGGCCACGCTGGAGGACAACCTGCGCGAGAACCTTGCGGACCGCAGAAGCGGCCGGGCCGCGCCGCCGGAGATCGAGGAGCATCGATCCGGTGCCGACCGGCGTACGGATACCGCGGCCGGCGCCCTGAACATCATCGTGGTGGAGACCGGGCACCTGCGTTACGGCATGATCGTGGACGGTCTGCACGATTCGGAGGAGATCGTGGTGAAGCCGCTGGGCTCGCACCTCAAGGGCACCCCGTGCCTGGCGGGAGCGACGATCCTGGGCGATGGGCGGGTAGCCCTGATTCTGGACATCGCCGGCATCGCGTCCCACTGTCAGTTGGCCGTACCTGAAACCGAGGATGACGCCGAGGCGACCGAACAAGGGGCGAGTGGCTCGGGCGAGACGCATACCCTGCTATTGTTCACCAACGAGCCGAGCGAGCAGTTCGGCGTTCCGATGGGCCTCATCGCCCGGATCGAGCGCATTCGCACATCGCAGATCGACAGCGTCGGCGGCCAGGACATTCTGCAGTACCGCGGCAGCTCGCTGCCGCTGCTCAGCCTGGATCAACACATCAAGGCCAAGCCTCGAGCGCAGCAGGACACGGTCTACGTGGTGGTTTTCCGGGCCGCGAAACAGGAGATCGGCCTGATCGCGCCGAATCTGGTCGACATCCGCGAGGTCGACGCCGAGGTGGACACGATCACGTTCCACCAGCCGGGCGTGATGGGCTCTATGGTCATCGACGGCAAGGCCACACGGCTGGTGGACCTGTTCGAGCTGGCCCGCACGGCGCATCCCGACTGGTTCACGGGCCAGACCGCATCTGACCAGGGCTTGAAGATCAAGCCCCGGCTGCTGCTGGCCGAAGACTCCGCCTTCTTCCGCAACCAGCTCAATGGATTCCTGACCGACGAGGGCTTTGAGGTCGTCGCCTGCGAGGATGGTCAGGTGGCCTGGGACAAGCTCCAGTCGGCTGACGAGCCTTTCAGTGCGGTCGTCACCGACATCGAGATGCCCAACATGGACGGGTACAACCTGACCCACCACATCAAGCAGAGCCCGCTCTACAGCCATCTGCCGGTCATCGCGGTCACCTCACTGG